GTATATACCCAATTCTGGGGTGGCATGTTTTGTTGGCTTGCGTCGAGATTTATCTTCTCGAGCTGTCCTGTGTCCCCAACCTCCATCCCTCCCCTCGGCGTTCCCGTGAGTCAGTacccagtagtagtagtactaaGCTAGAAGCAACAGAGCATCCTATGCTAGGCCGTCCCCTTGCAAATTGCAAAACCATTATCAAGAAACCGGCCATTCTTGGGAGCTGCGATGCGACCAAAGGACCAGAAGACCCCTTTGTCATCTTCCAAAGCCAGAGTAAAACAGCCAGATCGCCATGTTCCTTGTCCTAACCTTCATTCCCCACCCACTCGCTCACCAACGGAAGATTCAATGCTCAAGAAGTTCTCCTTGTAGCTTCCATAATTAGGCTCTAGTACTGCTGCTCAACCTCTAACTGTCCAAGTTGAGAGCAGAACAGAGAAATCTACTAGCTCCCGTGGCCGCTTGGAGACAGGCTTTTCCAGCTAGGACATACTGATTGATCCTCCATTATGCATGCAGCATTATCATTACGCAGTGCCTCTGATTTTCGTATACAGTGCACTGCTACACACAGTGATACAGTGTATATTCATCACTCATTTTGTACAGTGTGTGTGATCCTAGTTGGTTTGGTGCGATGTCCAGCAGAGCAGACGAAGACAAGAGACAAGCTAGTCGACGCAATCACACGGGTTCGGTTGGGTGCAGTGTTACTCGCGCACTACGTACTGGTCGGCAGATGCGTCCTCGCGAGTGAGCTTAAACTAAAGCTAGAACCCAAGGCGTGCTGTCACAACTGACCAACTGACACAACGTAAACGTGGCAGTATTTAACAACCGTATCCGTATGTGTGTACGGGACAAGTGGGCGACCCTGACAGACATGCTACCGCAACTACGACCGGTGCAAGCCGTATGTGTGTAGCAGGCTAGTCTTATTTGTGCTCTATTTGATTGGACGAAGGAATATACGGATTATTAATTTTCTGTCCACGTTATAATGTTTTCAGATAGGGAGATTATTCTCGGGCAAGATGGTTACCTGGCACCGGACATCCATAAAGTAATGGTGACCTGCAGTGCAGATCAGCACATTATTAAGACAGACGGTGTCTCTCGGACTAGATCCTTCGGGCAGCTTTTGCAGCAGCTCTTGACAATTATTCATTCATCCTTGCCGGCATTGGTTTATTTTTGCCGCATTCCAGTTGTGATTTGTCCACGCCATTGCATGCTACATACTAGAATGGCAGAGCTGGTGAACCTACCGTTCAGACCGGGCACCTTGTAAGAAGCTCTTCGGATAATTGTTTCTAGTCTGCTTGATTGGCAATCTAGCTGGAGAAGTTGCAGTTGTTGCCAATTGCAATGCAGGGCAAGAGGTTTGTTTGGGTTGCCGCCTTGCCGGAACAAGAATAGGTGCAGAATATAGGTGGTTGTCTTTTTTTGCCTTTTGTCGTCCGTTTGGTGATGGTTAGGGAGAGGGGTTTCAATTTGGTGGCCCATGCATGGTTATGGCGCGAATCCTATCACTCTGTCAGAGTCAGACCTACCACCCCAACATCTCCAAACCCAGACGGTTATGCGCAGGTTCTATCTAGGGCAACAATTAGGGCACCAACTATCGAAAGCTACGTGCGTTATTCAGTGCCGATCGACACCGGCGCCATGTATGTCGGCAGAAGCCTTCAGCGTTACTTGCAAGATTAATGCCGTGGCTGAATTCTGAACTTTGTCCCTAATTTGGACAAGGTAGGGCAGCAAGTGCAGAGGAAGAATGTATTTCTTCAGAAGTTTGATGAGTGGCTAGTACGTTACGTACCTCTGTCATGGTGGGCCGCCACGCGGCGGCGGACCTGGCGCAGAGCGAGGCGACGAACATGAGCCGCCGGAGCTGGCCGGCGTCGTAGCCGCCGTCGCCGAGCCGCGGGTCCACCAGCCCTTGCACCACGCCGTCCTTCAGGTAAGGCTTggcctgcatgcagagaaaaactcAGCCACGTCGCACTGGGGACGAGCATGTGCCGGTGATGAAATACGTGGGGTTACTACGTACCCAGGCGAGGAGGCTCATGTGGGAGCCGTCGACGGGCTTCCGGCCGGAGATGAGCTCCAGGAGGAAGACGCCGAAGGCGAACACGTCCGTCTTCTCGTCCACGATGCCGTGCGTGAAGTACTCCGGCGCCAGGCACCTGCACGCCCGCCCGACCACAGAGTCAATGCCACGTCGccactctcttcctcctcttcttcaatgccacatagtagtagtagtactgtacagCTTCACTAGCGGACAGAGAGGCGAGAGGAAAGCTTTTGACTGACTGACCCGAAGGTGCCCTCGATGGGCGCGATGGCGTGGTGCGTCCACTCCGACGGCAGCCACCGGGCGAGCCCGAAGTCGGATATCTGCGCGCGTGAACGGTGAGCCTACATCTGTCAGCCATCGCCGCCGTCGAACAGAGGAAGCAGGAGCAGAGCGTGTGGATGGACGGCGACGGCGAGCATGAACGCACCTGGGGCTGGTAGTCGGCGTCGAGGAGGATGTTGGAGGCCTTGATGTCCCGGTGGATGATCCGGCGCGCGCAGCCCTTGTGGAGGTAGCGGAGCCCCCGCGCCGTGCCCACCGCCACGCCGTGCCGCTGGCTCCACGTCATCACCGGCCGCTTCTCGTCTGCACCGCGTCAGTCAGGCGACACGTACTACATTGGGGAAAAGCAGAGCATGTGATGCGGAGGAGAAGTCATCACCGTGGAGGTTTGCGGAGACGGAGCCGCGGGTGGAGAAGTCGAAGACGAGGTGGAGGCCGCGGTCGACGCAGCAGCCGAGGAGGGAGGAGACGTTGGGGTGGCGCACGTGGCCCACCGTGCCCAGCTCCGTCAGgaagtccttctccttcttctcgtccgccgccgccgccgccagccgcttCACCGCCACGGCGCGCCCGTCCGCCAGGATGCCGCAGTACACCTCGCCGTA
This region of Triticum aestivum cultivar Chinese Spring chromosome 2D, IWGSC CS RefSeq v2.1, whole genome shotgun sequence genomic DNA includes:
- the LOC123054876 gene encoding probable receptor-like serine/threonine-protein kinase At5g57670; the protein is MNYLRSRSLKRLLSIGRRSNPDEDCVVEAEPPPPPPPVAVVAPSKPAWRCFSYEEVDQATNGFHPDNVVGRGGYGEVYCGILADGRAVAVKRLAAAAADEKKEKDFLTELGTVGHVRHPNVSSLLGCCVDRGLHLVFDFSTRGSVSANLHDEKRPVMTWSQRHGVAVGTARGLRYLHKGCARRIIHRDIKASNILLDADYQPQISDFGLARWLPSEWTHHAIAPIEGTFGCLAPEYFTHGIVDEKTDVFAFGVFLLELISGRKPVDGSHMSLLAWAKPYLKDGVVQGLVDPRLGDGGYDAGQLRRLMFVASLCARSAAAWRPTMTEVLELLESSAEISQERWQMPEEAVEDEFWDFDDLTDFEDDDDDDDDDDYDGESDSPSIPSSACSIRAND